The nucleotide window GACTAGCTGTTTCTCTCATGTATTTACCAATTAAACTATTGTATAAAGTTGTAAACAGAGGTAATTTAAGCTCTCCTGCTAATGCTTCAGCAGTCATAGTTTTGCCTGAACCTGGTGGTCCAACTAATAAAAGTCTCCGACGAGGTATAAGATTATATTCTCTGAGTCGTTGTTCTTGTCTTTGCTCGGTTAACACTCTTTTAAGTCTAAAACTGAGATCAGAAGTCAGAATCATATCCGATAATCGGGTATCGGGATATCTAACCGAAACCAGATTCGCTAAATCTCCTTTCGGTTGTACTAAAGGAATAGGTTCAGATTTTCTCTCTATGACCGATTTACGAGCTTTTGCTTGGTCAATTAATTCTCGAATTTCTTGAGCTAACTTACCATGTCCTTTTCTAGCTTCATGCGCAGCCATCTGTAGAGCAGCAGAGTAAAATTGTTGCTCCTCTCCTTCCACATGACTTCTTAGAAGTGCTAGAACATGATGTGCAGTGAACATGATACTCCGTTAATTTAGATTCTCTATTATACTAAATTACTTAAAGTATAAGAGCGAATATATAAATAATCAATTCTCTGGCGTTGTTGATTTAAAACATGAATTAGAATAGTATCGAAAATAATTTTACTTTTGAGATCAAGTCAAAATGTTATTCCAAATCCGCAGAAATGTTGAATTATTCTATTCGTCTGTTGATACATTAAACGCCTTATATAGTATGCGTTTTAGATATAGATTGCCCCTGGTTGCGCGAACCTTCTATTTTCCGCCGATATGGAAAAACTAGCCACAGAATTAGTGCTAGAACAAGCTCAAGTGTTTACGGAAGCGCAAGTGATATGATGATTTTCTTCTGACTCGTCGTAAACTCATGGCACACAAGATTAGAGATTATTATAGAAAGCTATAATATTTAAAAACCAAACTTACCAGAAAAAGCAGAATCTGAGGGTGAGGGAGAGGATTTCATGGAGATGGTATCGATCGCCGAGAATAACTGATTTGGTTGCACTCCCAGATACTTTTGTAAAGCAGACAGAGTGCTATGCCCAGAAATGGCTTGGATGACGTGGAGAGGCACACCAGCATTAGACATAGTAGTCAAACAGGTGCGTCTAAAACTGTGGGTACTAACACCTCGAATCTTCAACTTATTACAAGCCCTTTGCAAAGAATAATGTAGAGTAGTTCGACAAAGATACCCCTTCTCATAACCCTTTTCATAACAATGAGGAAACATAAACCCTCTACGAACACCCGTTGCCAATAAATACTCCTTCACCATGGCAGATAACTCCTGATTAACAGGAATAGTGCGACTTTGCCGATTCTTACTATGATTAGAAGGAATTAAGAGCAAACGATCGCCCAAAGAGACATCCTCCATACGAATAGAAGCCGCCTCCGAAATGCGACAACCAGCGTAAAGACAAAAAGCAAACACAGTTCGATCGCGCAAAGATAACTCATCAAAGATAGCAGTAACTTCACTAAGGGAAAGAATACGAGCTTGACCTTGACCATGAACCTTCATCATTCCCCCTGAAAGAGTGTTTATGAACAAAAGTTCGATTTTGTTCACTATTACTATAAATCCTTCCACTTCCCTCGTTCATCTCTTCTTTACATTTATTCATCTATCCCACCATTATTCCTTTTCTCAATAATTTCAAATATATTGAACTATGTTTGCGCCGAAGGGTTGCCTTTTTTACCTTTTCCATCTACTTCATTAATATTTTTTAAGCACTATTTTTTTATTCCACAGACAAAAAAACACAAAAAAAAAGAGGCTATTGAGCCCCCAAAACTTAGATACTTCAAGCATTTTCAAGGAAACAAGCGTTCAGTACTTTCGCTACATTTATGTATAGTTTTTAAGAACTCCAGCCTTGTTTTCTAAAATTTTTTTTTTAAAGTACTTGAAAAATCGCCCAAAGCGATCTAAGGTTAAAAATAGTACAAAAACATCATTCTTAGATTAAGATTATGAGCTTATGAAAATAATTCAGATCATGAGCTTATGAAAATAATCATTTGATTGATGAAATTAACCATCTGACTGATGAAATTAACCATCTAATGAAATTAACCATCTGATGGAATTAATCAGGTCATTATGATTAACCATCTCATTATGATAATGGAAAACGGTAAAATTGTCGCCCCCCCTCTCAAAGAAATCACTGCCAGCCCTGAGTTTACCAATTCTAAGCACAGGTCTAACCCTCATGGTGAGTTTAATGATAAAAATCTTTGGTCTTCACAAAACTTAACAATTGGTCAAGAAACGTTAACACAAAAAAGACCCCTGCGAACAGATATATCATTCTCCGTCTGTTCCGAGTTGATCAATAAACCTGTCACAAATTCCGACAAGGCAAAAACTAATTTTTACTCCATGTCAGGAAATGTTGATAATATTATTGACATATTTTGTAAAGGGTTCGCCGTTAGTCCTTTTCACTATACAAATAACCACAGAAGTAGTGAAAATGCTACTGTTGCTGGTTTATTAATCGTCGATATTGATAACCAAGGGTGGGTTGAACAAGAAATCATTAATGGCAATAACCATCACGATAATAGTGGGCATAAGAATAACAATAAACCTGAAAATGATTTGGGCAATAAGCCTCAAAATAATAATGGGCATGGCGATAATAGCGAGAATGGGAATGCGAACAATAATGAGAATGGTAATGGAAATGGGAATAACGCGCGAAAAATTATTAAACAAAAGGTATATCAGCATCAGTTAACCCTAGAAGAATATCAGTCGATCGATTTCTGCCGTAAATATACTTTTGCCATTACCACAGCAAGTCATAGGTCAACATGGCATCGATTCAGGGTTTTTATGCCCTTACCCATGGATATTGATAAAACTACCTATGAGGTGGCTGTAAGGCATTTAAACACCATTTTAAAGGGGGCTGTTGATATAAATGCCACTAACCCTAGTATCGGCTTTTACGGCAATAGTAACGGTATCCTGTACAAATCCGATGATTTTCAAGCCTTAGACTATGACTGGCTATCTCAGTTACAGCCCGAAGTGGACAAGATTAAGAAGAAACAAGAAAAACAGCAACGGAAACAAACCAAAAGAATTGCTGAAAAACTAAAACAACTTGGAGACAATACCAATGTTAAAGATATTGTTGAGGCACTGTCTTATATACCATGCGATGATTATGATACTTGGACTAAAGTAGGTTTTGCTTTACATCATACTTTTAACAGTAGTGATGAAGGGTTAGAAATCTTCGATAATTGGTCGTCTCAAGCCCACAATTATAGTGGTAGAAAAGCGATTGAATACAAATGGCTCTCATTTAGCAAATCACGCACCGATAAACCCCTTACCATTGCTACGGTGTTTAAGTTGGCGATCGATTCGGGGTATAAACCACCCAAAAAGATTAGAAGAAAACTGGATGCCTTTAGCTGTTTCAATGAATATAAACCTTTATCCTATGAAGTAGCATTGGAATGTAATGAGCGTTATTTCTCCGAGGAGATAATCGCCAAAATTCCCCGTCAAGGATTAGTTATTATACAAGGAGACATGGGTACTGGTAAAACCTACTTAGGGGAGAAAATTGTAGGAGAGTTTAAAGCCCAAGGCAAATATGTATTATCGCCTGATAGTACCAGAAGCCTCTGCCAACAGTCGGCTAATCGTTATGGTATTTATTACAAAACCCATGATGATACCACCCCTATCAAAAATTTAAGAAGTCAGGGCATTAAAACTACCTATGACAGCTTTGCTAAATATCAA belongs to Geminocystis sp. NIES-3709 and includes:
- a CDS encoding AAA family ATPase → MFTAHHVLALLRSHVEGEEQQFYSAALQMAAHEARKGHGKLAQEIRELIDQAKARKSVIERKSEPIPLVQPKGDLANLVSVRYPDTRLSDMILTSDLSFRLKRVLTEQRQEQRLREYNLIPRRRLLLVGPPGSGKTMTAEALAGELKLPLFTTLYNSLIGKYMRETASRLRLIFEAMTITKGVYFFDEFDVIGTQRNNSNDVGEICRNLNSFLMFLENDRGDSLILAATNHPQLLDKALFRRFDDVIKYELPDAKIICELIQSRLITFEIGWKDWSKIIQQANGLAQAEIVRATDEAAKQAVLANTQKISEESLISAIMERKDLNFSE
- a CDS encoding site-specific integrase, which encodes MNKIELLFINTLSGGMMKVHGQGQARILSLSEVTAIFDELSLRDRTVFAFCLYAGCRISEAASIRMEDVSLGDRLLLIPSNHSKNRQSRTIPVNQELSAMVKEYLLATGVRRGFMFPHCYEKGYEKGYLCRTTLHYSLQRACNKLKIRGVSTHSFRRTCLTTMSNAGVPLHVIQAISGHSTLSALQKYLGVQPNQLFSAIDTISMKSSPSPSDSAFSGKFGF